The following coding sequences lie in one Aquabacterium olei genomic window:
- a CDS encoding FAD-binding oxidoreductase, protein MAVTSSYTSWGRVLRPEHELLPLASRHAALPALPDGSATMLPYGNGRSYGDSNLNPGGALLPGRQLDRFIAFDPSTGVLRCEAGVLLSEILRLVVPQGWFLPVTPGTQFVTVGGAIANDVHGKNHHVAGSFGNHVRCFELLRSDGIRRVCSLTEHADWFAATVGGLGLTGLITWAEVQLRRVANPFMVTESIRFRSLEEFFELSAASEADHEYTVSWIDCAFGGKRLGRGLFNRGNHAPAAMETAWVPRGLAQGGDPHTRTVPITPPLSLVNSLSLKSFNTLYFHKQRRDVVSGMQHYRPFFYPLDALLEWNRIYGPRGFYQYQCAIPPERALKATRALLEAISASGMGSFLAVLKQFGAPASHGMLSFPMPGTTLALDFPNQGPRLHKLFEALDRIVLEAGGRLYPAKDGRMGAALFKAGYPRWSEFTSYVDPRFSSGFWRRVMEQA, encoded by the coding sequence ATGGCGGTCACCTCGTCGTACACCTCATGGGGCCGGGTGCTGCGTCCCGAGCACGAACTGCTGCCTCTGGCGAGCCGCCATGCGGCCTTGCCTGCCCTGCCTGATGGCAGCGCGACCATGCTGCCCTACGGCAACGGCCGCAGCTACGGTGACAGCAACCTGAACCCGGGCGGCGCCCTGCTGCCCGGTCGCCAGCTCGACCGCTTCATCGCCTTCGATCCGTCCACGGGCGTGCTGCGCTGCGAGGCCGGCGTGCTGCTGTCCGAGATCCTGCGCCTGGTGGTGCCCCAGGGATGGTTTCTGCCCGTCACGCCCGGCACCCAGTTCGTGACCGTGGGCGGCGCCATCGCCAACGACGTGCATGGCAAGAACCACCATGTGGCCGGCTCGTTCGGCAACCACGTGCGGTGCTTCGAGCTGCTGCGCTCGGATGGCATACGGCGCGTGTGCAGCCTGACCGAGCACGCGGACTGGTTTGCCGCCACGGTGGGCGGTCTCGGCCTGACCGGTCTGATCACCTGGGCCGAAGTGCAGCTGCGCCGCGTGGCCAACCCCTTCATGGTGACCGAGTCGATCCGCTTCCGCAGCCTGGAGGAGTTCTTCGAGCTGAGCGCCGCCTCGGAGGCCGACCACGAGTACACCGTGTCGTGGATCGACTGCGCGTTCGGCGGCAAGCGCCTCGGCCGCGGCCTGTTCAACCGGGGCAACCACGCGCCCGCGGCGATGGAGACAGCCTGGGTGCCGCGCGGCCTGGCGCAAGGCGGAGACCCCCACACGCGCACCGTGCCGATCACGCCCCCGCTGTCGCTGGTCAACAGCCTGTCGCTGAAATCGTTCAACACGCTGTACTTCCACAAGCAGCGGCGCGATGTGGTCAGCGGCATGCAGCACTACCGGCCGTTCTTCTATCCCCTCGATGCCCTGCTGGAGTGGAACCGCATTTACGGCCCACGCGGCTTCTATCAGTACCAGTGCGCCATCCCGCCCGAGCGGGCGCTGAAGGCCACGCGTGCGCTGCTGGAGGCGATCTCGGCCAGCGGCATGGGCTCTTTCCTGGCCGTGCTCAAGCAGTTTGGCGCGCCCGCCTCGCACGGCATGCTGTCCTTCCCGATGCCCGGCACGACGCTGGCGCTTGACTTCCCCAACCAGGGCCCCCGGCTCCACAAGCTCTTCGAGGCGCTGGACCGCATCGTGCTGGAAGCGGGCGGGCGGCTTTACCCCGCCAAGGATGGTCGCATGGGCGCCGCCCTGTTCAAGGCGGGTTACCCGCGCTGGTCTGAATTCACCTCGTATGTCGACCCTCGCTTCAGCTCCGGCTTCTGGCGCAGGGTCATGGAGCAAGCATGA
- a CDS encoding SDR family oxidoreductase, which yields MRKILIVGATSAIAEATARVWAQRGDKLFLAARRETQLQSVADDLRTRGAPFVGTQVFDANALDQHVSLLQAATEAMGGLDTVLIAHGTLSDQNRAQTDAAYAMDEIHTNGLSVVHLMGLAGEQLASQGHGAIAVISSVAGDRGRQSNYVYGSAKALVSAFASGLRQRLSKQGVHVVTIKPGFVDTPMTASFKKGALWAKPEKVAADIVNGVDKGKSVVYTPGFWALIMLIIKHIPEFVFVKLAL from the coding sequence ATGAGAAAGATCCTGATCGTCGGGGCCACGTCGGCCATTGCAGAGGCGACGGCGCGCGTTTGGGCCCAGCGGGGCGACAAGCTCTTCCTGGCTGCGCGACGTGAGACGCAATTGCAATCCGTGGCAGACGACCTGCGCACGCGCGGTGCACCTTTTGTGGGCACGCAGGTGTTCGACGCCAACGCACTGGATCAGCATGTGAGCCTGCTGCAGGCCGCCACCGAAGCAATGGGCGGGCTCGACACCGTGCTGATCGCGCACGGCACCCTGTCGGACCAGAACCGGGCGCAGACGGATGCGGCCTACGCCATGGACGAGATTCACACCAACGGCCTGTCCGTGGTCCACCTCATGGGCCTGGCGGGTGAGCAACTGGCCAGCCAGGGGCATGGCGCCATCGCGGTGATCTCGTCGGTGGCCGGCGACCGCGGGCGGCAGAGCAATTACGTGTATGGCAGCGCAAAGGCCCTGGTGTCTGCCTTTGCCTCCGGGCTACGGCAACGGCTCAGCAAGCAGGGCGTGCACGTGGTGACGATCAAGCCCGGCTTTGTCGACACGCCGATGACGGCGTCCTTCAAGAAGGGCGCGTTGTGGGCCAAACCCGAGAAGGTGGCGGCCGACATCGTGAACGGCGTGGACAAGGGCAAGTCGGTGGTCTACACCCCGGGCTTCTGGGCCTTGATCATGCTGATCATCAAGCACATCCCGGAGTTCGTGTTCGTGAAGCTCGCGCTCTGA
- a CDS encoding glycosyltransferase — translation MRIAIFTHPPFMNSQSMPRFARMLEEAYTARGHTVSLHSAVPVMRRWITHPKLAKWAGYVDQYLLFPRAFRKTLRTLPPDTLFVFCDQALGPWCPLVADRPHVVHAHDLLALRSALGDIPENPTSATGKAYQRYIRQGFQQARRFIAISRRTQDDLIRFAGIPRERISVVYNDLNHRFAPMPDGEARAVLTRANLPADKGSMLLHVGGGQWYKNRVGIVSLYAAYARRCAQAGTAPLPLLMVGPPPSGAALQAALASVPAGAHVIFRQGLDQPTLVAAYTQAAAFLFPSLAEGFGWPIVEAQACGTLTLTTDEAPMSEVGGPSAFYVPRLPYGASVGPWAETAAETLIGMLALSGAEREHRVQQAQAWASQFNTGAAIEGYLGVYMDVLREAGYRDNAVSPDGAIKPC, via the coding sequence ATGCGCATCGCCATCTTCACCCACCCGCCCTTCATGAACTCGCAGAGCATGCCGCGGTTCGCGCGCATGCTGGAAGAGGCTTACACCGCACGCGGTCACACCGTGAGCCTGCACTCGGCTGTGCCGGTGATGCGCCGCTGGATCACCCATCCCAAGCTCGCCAAGTGGGCGGGCTACGTCGACCAGTACCTGCTGTTCCCGCGGGCCTTCCGCAAGACGCTGCGGACCCTCCCACCGGACACCTTGTTCGTGTTCTGCGACCAGGCGCTGGGCCCGTGGTGCCCGCTGGTGGCCGACCGGCCGCACGTGGTGCATGCACACGATCTGCTCGCGCTGCGATCGGCACTGGGCGACATTCCCGAGAACCCGACGTCGGCCACGGGCAAGGCCTACCAGCGCTACATCCGGCAGGGCTTTCAGCAGGCACGGCGCTTCATCGCCATTTCCCGGCGCACGCAGGACGATCTGATCCGCTTCGCCGGCATTCCGCGTGAACGCATCAGCGTGGTTTACAACGATCTGAATCACCGCTTTGCCCCGATGCCCGACGGCGAGGCGCGCGCTGTGCTGACCCGGGCGAACCTGCCGGCAGACAAGGGCAGCATGCTGCTGCATGTGGGCGGGGGCCAGTGGTACAAGAACCGCGTCGGCATCGTGAGCCTGTATGCGGCGTATGCACGGCGCTGTGCACAGGCGGGCACGGCCCCGCTGCCGCTGCTCATGGTGGGCCCGCCTCCCTCCGGGGCAGCGTTGCAGGCCGCGCTGGCTTCGGTGCCGGCCGGCGCGCACGTGATCTTCCGTCAGGGGCTGGACCAGCCTACCCTGGTGGCCGCTTACACACAGGCTGCCGCTTTTCTGTTCCCGAGCCTGGCAGAAGGGTTCGGATGGCCCATCGTCGAGGCCCAGGCATGTGGCACGCTGACCCTGACCACCGACGAGGCTCCCATGAGCGAGGTGGGCGGGCCTTCTGCCTTCTACGTGCCCCGACTGCCTTACGGCGCCTCGGTGGGCCCGTGGGCTGAAACGGCGGCCGAAACCTTGATCGGCATGCTGGCCCTGTCGGGGGCCGAGAGGGAACACCGCGTTCAACAGGCGCAAGCCTGGGCCAGCCAGTTCAACACGGGTGCCGCCATAGAAGGTTATCTCGGGGTCTATATGGACGTGCTGCGCGAGGCTGGCTACCGCGACAACGCCGTGTCTCCCGACGGCGCGATCAAGCCCTGTTGA
- a CDS encoding LysR family transcriptional regulator has protein sequence MNGSVCSGCHQCRQGPVTAEDDKIKRAIRIHHLGATLMKLTQLRDLVAIVEHGSLRAAARHLGVDQPVLTRSVRALEKELGTPMFERTASGMTLTQAGQRFHLRASLIVNESRRAQDELAQILDEGGGSLTVALSIMPHAGLLPAALPRFRQRYPRVRLHLIEGLFPDIESRLRDGSIDFYMGAAPRIAPSSGLRVETLFRNTRAVVGRKGHPHAGAGSLHELVGAEWASTAIDHNASEDLAHLFARYQLDPPRVMLQAGSALSLLVALTQTDLLAMLPRQWADFPLTADTLQIIPVREELPAPDMVLIHRAGLPLTPAAEHMVDLLMRFAPQQAGPQQGLIAPSGDTALSR, from the coding sequence TTGAATGGATCCGTCTGCAGCGGATGTCACCAATGTAGGCAAGGCCCTGTCACGGCAGAAGATGACAAAATCAAGCGAGCGATACGCATTCATCATCTAGGTGCAACCCTCATGAAGCTCACGCAGCTGCGCGACCTCGTGGCCATCGTCGAACATGGCAGCCTGCGCGCAGCGGCGCGCCATCTCGGGGTCGACCAGCCGGTTCTCACGCGCAGCGTCCGTGCGCTGGAAAAAGAGCTGGGCACGCCGATGTTCGAGCGAACTGCCTCCGGCATGACGCTGACCCAGGCGGGGCAGCGGTTTCATTTGAGGGCCAGCTTGATCGTCAACGAGTCTCGGCGCGCACAGGACGAGCTGGCGCAGATCCTTGACGAAGGCGGCGGCAGCCTGACGGTGGCCTTGTCCATCATGCCGCATGCCGGATTGCTGCCTGCCGCTTTGCCGCGGTTCCGGCAGCGTTACCCGCGCGTGCGGCTGCACCTCATCGAGGGCCTCTTCCCGGACATCGAGTCACGCTTGCGTGACGGCAGCATCGACTTCTACATGGGAGCGGCGCCGCGGATCGCACCGTCGTCTGGGCTGCGGGTCGAGACCCTGTTCCGCAACACCCGTGCGGTGGTGGGCCGCAAGGGGCATCCGCATGCCGGAGCTGGCTCACTGCATGAGCTGGTGGGCGCGGAATGGGCTTCCACCGCCATCGACCACAATGCCAGCGAAGACCTGGCTCACCTGTTTGCACGCTATCAACTTGACCCGCCTCGCGTCATGCTGCAAGCCGGCAGCGCCCTGTCTCTGCTGGTCGCGTTGACGCAAACAGACCTGCTTGCGATGCTGCCCAGGCAATGGGCGGATTTCCCGTTGACCGCCGATACCTTGCAAATCATCCCGGTGCGTGAAGAGCTGCCAGCACCCGACATGGTTTTGATCCACCGGGCCGGCTTGCCGCTGACCCCCGCTGCCGAGCACATGGTGGACCTGTTGATGCGCTTTGCGCCCCAGCAGGCAGGGCCTCAACAGGGCTTGATCGCGCCGTCGGGAGACACGGCGTTGTCGCGGTAG
- a CDS encoding SDR family NAD(P)-dependent oxidoreductase: MTIVSPRKKALVTGGATGIGRSAVLALARAGYDIAINYSASAAKAQQVAAEAEQLGARTLLIQCDVSNDPAVHQMMHTIGETFGHLDALVNNAGTTASWKMRDLDSLDMAEWDRTFAVNVRGTFQVTRAAAPLLRKGTQPAIVNTASIVGLRPGPQPPAYAASKAAVVNLTKTLAWNLGPDIRVNAVAPGWMEGEWMERMLGDKYDDLMGKRAKQTPLRRCVTADDVAEVMLNLLTANRFVTGEVVVIDGGFTAST, translated from the coding sequence ATGACGATCGTATCTCCTCGCAAGAAAGCACTCGTGACCGGCGGTGCCACGGGCATCGGCCGCAGCGCCGTGCTGGCCCTGGCCCGCGCCGGCTACGACATCGCCATCAACTACAGCGCCAGTGCAGCCAAGGCCCAACAAGTGGCGGCAGAGGCCGAGCAACTTGGCGCACGCACACTGCTGATCCAGTGCGACGTCAGCAACGATCCCGCGGTGCACCAGATGATGCACACGATTGGCGAGACGTTCGGCCACCTTGATGCGCTGGTGAACAACGCAGGCACAACCGCAAGCTGGAAGATGCGCGACCTCGACAGCCTGGACATGGCCGAGTGGGACCGCACGTTTGCCGTGAATGTGCGCGGCACGTTCCAGGTGACGCGCGCGGCCGCGCCGCTGCTGCGCAAAGGCACTCAACCGGCCATCGTCAACACGGCCAGCATCGTCGGCCTGCGTCCGGGCCCGCAACCGCCGGCCTATGCCGCCAGCAAGGCCGCAGTCGTCAACCTCACCAAGACGCTGGCCTGGAACCTGGGCCCGGATATCCGCGTGAATGCGGTGGCCCCGGGCTGGATGGAGGGGGAATGGATGGAGCGGATGCTGGGCGACAAGTACGACGACCTGATGGGCAAGCGCGCCAAGCAGACTCCGCTGCGCCGTTGCGTCACGGCAGACGACGTGGCCGAAGTGATGCTCAACCTGTTGACGGCCAACCGCTTCGTGACCGGCGAGGTGGTCGTGATCGACGGCGGCTTCACCGCATCGACCTGA
- a CDS encoding (2,3-dihydroxybenzoyl)adenylate synthase has product MLEGFVPFPENAAAQYRAKGYWQDQSLAAEFDTVFKRFAPRTALIDGDRRYTYAELDAQSSNLALNLLDLGLKPLDRVVPMLPNVAEFVVLYFALQKIGCIPIAALVTHRYAELSQFVRLSQARCVVYPKTVREAGNTFAFAPFVQRVQQEQPVLEHRLVLGEPEAGEVSLTALIAKPARRPLSDLEGIAIAPTDPCIFQLSGGTTGIPKLIPRTNNDYAYNSKVAADVAGVDASSVLLLVLPIAHNLPLACPGIQGFLFRGATVVLHANTKPVEMFDLIQRHGVTHLKVVPALLIRLINAPEIGDFKLDSVQQIQSGGQRMQPEVRLRTRQLFKNAFVQENFGMSEGLLMFVRRGDPEEVLLETCGRPVCPDDEVKLIDDEGREVPDGDVGELACRGPYTLRGYFGVPEYNARQFTPDGFYRSGDLMRKHPSGNYIVEGRKKDLINRGGEKISAEEVENLILMHPAVQNVACIPMPDAAMGEKMCACVVLRQGKSLTLPELVAFLQTHEIARFKLPERLESMADFPVSTFGKVSKKALGEWVTQLLCEEAERPAHAPTQQAA; this is encoded by the coding sequence ATGCTGGAAGGATTCGTGCCGTTCCCAGAGAACGCCGCAGCGCAATACCGTGCCAAGGGCTACTGGCAGGACCAGTCGCTGGCCGCCGAGTTCGACACCGTGTTCAAGCGATTCGCGCCCCGCACGGCGCTGATCGATGGCGACCGTCGCTATACCTACGCAGAGTTGGATGCGCAAAGCAGCAACCTCGCGCTGAACCTGCTGGACCTGGGCCTGAAGCCACTGGATCGCGTCGTGCCGATGCTGCCCAATGTGGCCGAGTTCGTGGTGCTGTACTTCGCGCTGCAGAAGATCGGCTGCATTCCCATCGCCGCGCTGGTCACGCACCGCTACGCGGAGCTCAGCCAGTTCGTGCGTCTGTCGCAAGCACGTTGCGTGGTCTACCCGAAGACGGTGCGCGAGGCCGGCAACACCTTTGCCTTCGCGCCCTTCGTGCAGCGCGTGCAGCAAGAGCAGCCCGTGCTGGAACACCGCCTGGTGCTGGGCGAGCCTGAAGCCGGCGAGGTGTCGCTCACCGCGCTGATTGCAAAGCCGGCCCGACGCCCGCTCTCGGACCTCGAGGGCATTGCCATTGCCCCCACCGACCCGTGCATCTTTCAGCTGTCAGGTGGCACAACGGGCATCCCCAAGCTGATTCCGCGCACCAACAACGACTACGCCTACAACTCGAAGGTGGCCGCAGACGTCGCCGGCGTGGACGCCAGTTCGGTGCTGCTGCTGGTGCTGCCCATCGCGCACAACCTGCCGCTGGCCTGCCCCGGCATCCAGGGTTTCCTGTTCCGCGGGGCCACCGTGGTGCTACACGCCAACACCAAGCCGGTAGAGATGTTCGATCTCATTCAGCGCCATGGCGTTACCCACCTGAAGGTGGTGCCGGCCCTGCTGATTCGCCTGATCAACGCCCCCGAGATTGGCGACTTCAAGCTCGACTCGGTGCAGCAGATTCAAAGCGGGGGCCAACGCATGCAGCCCGAGGTGCGGCTGCGCACGCGCCAGTTGTTCAAGAACGCCTTCGTGCAGGAGAACTTTGGCATGAGCGAGGGCCTGCTGATGTTCGTGCGCCGGGGCGATCCTGAAGAAGTGCTGCTGGAAACGTGCGGCCGCCCGGTGTGCCCGGATGATGAGGTCAAGCTGATCGACGACGAAGGCCGCGAAGTCCCGGACGGCGATGTGGGTGAGCTGGCCTGCCGTGGCCCGTACACGTTGCGTGGCTACTTCGGCGTTCCCGAGTACAACGCGCGCCAATTCACGCCGGATGGCTTCTACCGTTCCGGCGACCTGATGCGCAAGCATCCCTCGGGCAACTACATCGTCGAGGGCCGCAAGAAGGACCTGATCAACCGGGGTGGTGAAAAGATCAGCGCAGAAGAGGTGGAAAACCTCATCCTGATGCACCCGGCCGTGCAGAACGTTGCCTGCATCCCCATGCCCGACGCCGCCATGGGCGAAAAGATGTGCGCCTGTGTCGTCCTGCGCCAGGGCAAGAGCCTGACGCTGCCCGAACTGGTGGCCTTTCTGCAAACCCATGAAATCGCACGCTTCAAGCTGCCCGAGCGGCTGGAGTCGATGGCCGACTTTCCCGTATCGACCTTTGGCAAGGTCAGCAAGAAGGCCCTGGGGGAATGGGTGACACAGCTGCTCTGCGAGGAAGCAGAGCGCCCGGCCCACGCCCCCACCCAGCAAGCCGCCTGA
- a CDS encoding amidohydrolase family protein, which produces MRIIDLHCYPGTPTWIESQGPYPAELARYWKREWVGKSEDEVVAEFTEAGVQACLVALDLETTVAAPPCTNEYVHGMWKRHPDRIIQCWGAVEPAKGEIAIRQVKKAVQELGFIGFHFHPIMQHFAVNDRRHYPLFEEINALGAAVMIDVGTTGMGAGMPGGHGARIRHAHPGAIDDLAADFPNLKIIMAHPGWPWVDETTAVALHKGNVYWEMSGWAPKYFPGNLKVDIRGRLQDKIMFGSDYPSLPYDRILREWSELGYSDAVMEKVMHGNAERVLGL; this is translated from the coding sequence ATGCGCATCATCGATCTGCACTGCTATCCAGGCACACCGACCTGGATTGAATCTCAAGGGCCTTATCCCGCTGAACTGGCGCGCTATTGGAAGCGCGAATGGGTCGGCAAATCGGAGGACGAGGTGGTGGCCGAGTTCACCGAGGCTGGCGTGCAAGCCTGCCTGGTGGCGCTCGATCTGGAGACCACCGTGGCGGCCCCGCCCTGCACCAACGAATACGTGCACGGCATGTGGAAAAGGCACCCCGACCGCATCATCCAGTGCTGGGGGGCCGTGGAGCCCGCCAAGGGCGAGATTGCCATCCGTCAGGTGAAGAAGGCCGTTCAGGAGCTGGGATTCATCGGCTTCCACTTCCACCCCATCATGCAGCACTTCGCGGTGAACGACCGGCGCCACTACCCGCTGTTCGAGGAGATCAACGCGCTGGGCGCGGCCGTGATGATCGACGTGGGCACCACCGGCATGGGGGCCGGCATGCCGGGCGGTCATGGCGCGCGCATCCGCCACGCGCACCCTGGTGCCATTGATGACCTGGCCGCCGACTTCCCCAACCTCAAGATCATCATGGCGCACCCTGGCTGGCCCTGGGTGGACGAGACCACGGCCGTGGCCCTGCACAAAGGCAACGTGTACTGGGAAATGTCGGGTTGGGCGCCCAAGTACTTTCCGGGCAACCTGAAGGTCGACATCCGCGGCCGCCTGCAGGACAAGATCATGTTCGGCAGCGACTATCCCAGCCTGCCTTACGACCGCATCCTGCGAGAATGGTCGGAGTTGGGCTACAGCGACGCCGTGATGGAAAAGGTCATGCACGGCAACGCTGAGCGGGTGCTGGGCCTATGA
- the pcaF gene encoding 3-oxoadipyl-CoA thiolase, with product MTRHAYLCDGVRTPIGRYGGSLSGIRADDLGALPIQALMARHPRLDWAQLDEVYYGCVNQAGEDNRNVARMSALLAGLPVSVAAATVNRLCGSGLEALSAASRGIALGQIDLALAGGVESMSRAPWVMSKPGSAFDRQPEVHDSTIGWRFVNPRMAELYGVEAMGETAENVAERHGIARADQDAFAWRSQQRAARAQADGWFDGETVSVALPQKRGAAPRWFTQDEHLRPDTTRDDLARLQPAFRPQGTVTAGNASGVNDGAAALLLASEAAVQRHDLQPLARVVCVATAGVEPRMMGIGPVPAVQRLLARTGLRIADFDVIELNEAFAAQGLAVLRELGLPDDSDHINPHGGAIALGHPLGMSGARLALTAARHLQKTGGRLALCTMCIGVGQGIAVALERT from the coding sequence ATGACCCGGCACGCCTACCTTTGCGACGGTGTGCGGACACCGATCGGACGCTACGGTGGTTCGCTGTCGGGCATCCGTGCCGACGACCTGGGCGCCCTCCCCATTCAGGCGCTGATGGCACGCCACCCCCGCCTCGACTGGGCCCAGCTTGACGAGGTCTACTATGGCTGCGTCAACCAGGCCGGCGAAGACAACCGCAACGTGGCGCGCATGAGCGCCTTGCTGGCAGGCCTGCCTGTGTCGGTGGCGGCAGCCACGGTCAACCGGCTGTGTGGCTCGGGGCTGGAGGCGCTGTCCGCAGCGTCACGCGGCATCGCACTGGGCCAAATCGATCTGGCGCTCGCCGGCGGGGTGGAAAGCATGAGCCGCGCCCCGTGGGTCATGTCCAAGCCCGGCAGCGCCTTCGATCGCCAACCGGAAGTGCATGACAGCACGATCGGCTGGCGTTTTGTGAACCCCCGCATGGCCGAACTGTACGGCGTGGAGGCCATGGGCGAAACCGCCGAGAACGTGGCCGAACGACACGGCATCGCACGGGCCGATCAGGACGCGTTCGCCTGGCGAAGCCAGCAGCGCGCCGCACGGGCCCAGGCAGACGGGTGGTTTGATGGCGAAACGGTCTCCGTGGCCCTGCCCCAGAAGCGGGGCGCAGCGCCCCGCTGGTTCACGCAGGACGAGCATTTGCGGCCCGACACCACGCGGGACGACCTGGCACGGCTCCAACCTGCGTTCAGGCCGCAAGGCACTGTGACGGCAGGCAATGCCTCCGGCGTGAACGATGGCGCAGCCGCCCTCCTCCTGGCCAGCGAGGCCGCCGTGCAGCGCCATGATCTGCAGCCGCTGGCACGGGTGGTGTGTGTTGCCACGGCAGGCGTTGAGCCCCGGATGATGGGCATCGGGCCCGTGCCGGCCGTGCAGCGGCTGCTGGCGCGCACCGGCCTGCGCATTGCCGATTTCGACGTCATCGAACTCAATGAGGCGTTCGCGGCGCAAGGTCTGGCCGTGTTGCGCGAACTGGGCCTGCCGGACGACAGCGACCACATCAACCCGCATGGCGGCGCCATCGCGCTGGGCCACCCGTTGGGCATGTCGGGGGCGCGGCTCGCGCTGACCGCAGCCCGACACCTGCAGAAAACGGGCGGCCGCCTGGCGCTGTGCACGATGTGCATCGGCGTAGGACAAGGCATCGCCGTGGCGCTCGAACGCACTTGA
- a CDS encoding crotonase/enoyl-CoA hydratase family protein, protein MTSSILVERQGHVAILTLNRPDTRNALSGDDLFGAFERLFAELNDDLSIRCAILTGSGAAFCSGGNIAEMRDRQGMFAGSPDQIVSQYRNGIQRIPLAFQALQVPIIAAVNGPAMGAGNDLACMCDIRIASTRACFAESFVKVGIVPGDGGAWLLPRVVGASRAAEMAFTGDTVNAETALRIGLVSSVVEPDALMPEAMRLAERISANPPQVLRWTKQLLQHAAHGTLGEALQHAGRFQGLAHQTADHAEAVASFFEKRRPVFTGH, encoded by the coding sequence ATGACCTCTTCCATTCTGGTGGAGCGCCAGGGCCACGTGGCCATCCTGACGCTGAACCGACCCGATACCCGCAACGCGCTCAGCGGCGACGACCTGTTCGGTGCGTTCGAGCGCCTCTTCGCGGAACTGAACGACGACCTGTCGATCCGGTGCGCCATCCTCACCGGCTCGGGTGCGGCGTTCTGTTCAGGCGGCAACATCGCCGAGATGCGCGACCGGCAAGGCATGTTCGCAGGATCACCAGATCAGATTGTGAGCCAGTACCGAAACGGCATTCAGCGTATCCCGCTGGCCTTCCAGGCGCTTCAGGTTCCCATCATCGCGGCCGTCAATGGGCCGGCCATGGGGGCCGGCAACGACCTGGCCTGCATGTGCGACATCCGCATTGCCTCGACACGCGCGTGCTTCGCGGAAAGCTTTGTCAAGGTCGGCATCGTGCCCGGCGATGGTGGCGCCTGGCTGCTGCCACGCGTGGTCGGAGCCAGCCGCGCCGCGGAAATGGCCTTCACCGGTGACACGGTCAATGCCGAGACGGCGCTGCGGATCGGCCTCGTGTCCAGCGTGGTGGAACCCGATGCGCTGATGCCCGAGGCCATGCGACTGGCTGAGCGGATCTCGGCCAACCCGCCACAGGTACTGCGCTGGACGAAGCAACTGCTCCAGCACGCCGCCCACGGCACGCTGGGCGAGGCGCTCCAACACGCCGGACGGTTCCAGGGGCTGGCCCATCAGACCGCCGACCACGCAGAGGCCGTCGCCAGCTTCTTCGAGAAGCGGCGGCCTGTTTTCACCGGTCACTGA
- a CDS encoding enoyl-CoA hydratase-related protein — translation MLNSDDDVVLSHDPTPGVRVLRLNRPAVLNALNLALRQRLAEAFAAADTDPAVRVVVLAGGERAFCAGADLNEYVDASPTDIIGREMDRLWGAISACRKPVIAAVRGHALGGGCELAMHADLILASDQASFGQPEVLLGLMPGGGATQRLTRAVGKFQAMRLLLTGARLTAPEALALGLVSEVHPDAEVEDRALSMAAALAKGPQLAQQFIKEAVLQSMATTLEVGLQMERKSFQLLFATKDKTTGIRARLGKVPPAFD, via the coding sequence ATGTTGAACTCGGATGACGATGTCGTGCTGTCGCACGACCCCACACCCGGCGTGCGGGTGCTGCGGCTGAATCGCCCTGCCGTGCTCAATGCACTGAACCTCGCTCTGCGCCAACGCCTGGCCGAGGCCTTTGCCGCGGCCGACACCGACCCTGCTGTGCGCGTGGTGGTGCTTGCAGGTGGAGAGCGCGCTTTCTGTGCAGGGGCCGATCTGAACGAGTACGTCGATGCCTCGCCGACCGATATCATCGGACGGGAGATGGACCGGCTGTGGGGCGCCATCAGCGCCTGTCGCAAGCCGGTGATCGCCGCGGTGCGCGGCCACGCTTTGGGCGGCGGCTGCGAACTGGCCATGCACGCCGACCTGATCCTGGCCAGCGACCAGGCGAGCTTTGGTCAGCCCGAGGTGCTGCTGGGCCTGATGCCCGGCGGCGGGGCCACACAGCGGCTGACACGGGCCGTGGGCAAGTTCCAGGCGATGCGGCTGTTGTTGACCGGTGCGCGACTGACCGCCCCCGAGGCCCTCGCGCTGGGCCTCGTCAGTGAAGTGCACCCGGACGCCGAAGTGGAAGACCGGGCGCTCTCGATGGCTGCGGCCCTCGCCAAGGGGCCCCAACTCGCCCAGCAGTTCATCAAGGAAGCCGTGCTGCAGAGCATGGCCACGACGCTGGAGGTCGGGCTCCAGATGGAGCGCAAATCCTTCCAGCTGCTGTTTGCCACGAAAGACAAGACCACAGGGATCCGGGCGCGCCTTGGCAAGGTTCCGCCTGCGTTCGACTGA